The following coding sequences lie in one Canis lupus familiaris isolate Mischka breed German Shepherd chromosome 34, alternate assembly UU_Cfam_GSD_1.0, whole genome shotgun sequence genomic window:
- the LOC607847 gene encoding LOW QUALITY PROTEIN: glucose-induced degradation protein 8 homolog (The sequence of the model RefSeq protein was modified relative to this genomic sequence to represent the inferred CDS: substituted 1 base at 1 genomic stop codon), translating to MSYAERPDEITKDEWMEKLNNLHVQRADMNRLIMNYLVTEGFKEAAEKSRMESGIEPSVDLETLDERIKIREMILKGQIQEAIALINSLHPELLATNRYLYFHLQQQHLIELIRQRETKAALEFAQTQLAEQGEESRECLTETERTLALLALDNPEELPFGDLLHMMQRXKVWSEVNQAVLDYENHESIPKLAKLLKLLLWAQNELDQKKVKYPKMTDLSKGVIEEPK from the coding sequence ATGAGTTATGCAGAAAGACCCGATGAAAtcacgaaagatgagtggatggaGAAACTCAATAACTTGCATGTCCAGCGGGCAGACATGAACCGCCTCATCATGAACTACTTGGTCACAGAGGGCTTTAAGGAAGCAGCAGAGAAATCTCGAATGGAATCTGGGATTGAACCTAGTGTGGACCTAGAAACACTTGATGAGCGGATCAAAATCCGTGAGATGATCCTGAAAGGCCAGATCCAGGAGGCTATTGCGTTGATCAACAGTCTCCATCCGGAGCTCCTGGCCACAAACCGGTACCTTTACTTCCACCTGCAACAACAGCACCTCATAGAGCTGATCCGCCAGCGTGAGACCAAGGCGGCGCTGGAGTTCGCACAGACCCAGCTGGCCGAGCAAGGTGAGGAGAGCAGGGAATGCCTGACGGAGACGGAGCGCACCCTGGCCCTGCTGGCCCTTGACAACCCAGAAGAGTTGCCGTTTGGGGACCTGCTTCACATGATGCAGAGGTAGAAGGTGTGGAGTGAAGTTAACCAAGCTGTCCTAGATTATGAAAATCATGAGTCAATACCCAAGCTGGCAAAATTACTGAAACTACTCCTTTGGGCTCAGAATGAGCTGGaccagaagaaagtaaaatatccCAAAATGACAGACCTCAGCAAAGGTGTGATCGAGGAGCCCAAGTAG